Within Flavobacterium pisciphilum, the genomic segment CTGAATCTTCACCTTCAAAATCCTTAGTCCAAGTGGAAATTTTTCCTAAAAATTCTTTTTGAAAAGCAATAGTAACTGCTACGGGAGGAACAATTTCTTTATCTGATTTGACTTCAGTTTGACCAATCATACTTGCACCATATAAGATGGTTAAAGCCAAGAATAGTTTTTTCATAATTTGAGATGTTTTAAAAATTAATACTTGGTTTAATTTGAATTTAAAATTACTGCACTAAAATGAAAAACAGATTAACTTCTAATAATTTAACGCGTATATTTATCATAATTAAATTATTTATTGTATTTCAAAATTTAACACAATATCTTTATACTAAGATACTTAATTAAAATAATATTGAAAACGCCATCAAAAATTAATAATTATATCCAAATTTTTAAAGAAAGAAGTATTCCATTATTATCGAGAAATGGAAAGCTAATAAGTCAATTTATAATTACACTTTTCTTTCTTGGAGTAGCTATTTGGTTTGTTAAACAAGAACAAACTGAATTATCTCAAATTAAAAATAGTTTTACTAATGCAAAGCTTAAATGGATAATTGCTGGATTTTTCACAACAATACTGTACATTTTAGCTCAAGGGTTAATGTATATAAATTCATTTTCGGCAATTGGAGTTCAAATTAAACTAAAGCAAGCACTCATTTTATTTTTAAAACGAAATTTTATAAGCGTTTTTATCCCTGCTGGTGGTGTAACTTCACTCTATTTTTTTACAGAATCTCTAACAAAAAAAGGAATTGAGAAAGTACAGGTTCATTTGGCATCTGCTATTTATGGATTCATTGGTATCTTATCTGTAGTAATTATTGGGATTCCTATATTTATTTACACTTTATTAAATGGAAAAATAGCATCTAATGAATGGATTGGGATAGCTATAATTATCTTATTAATCATTGGATTGTTTTTACTATTTAATTCAATATTAAACAAAGGATTAGCAAACAAATTACTTATAAAGTGGTTTCCAAAAACTGAAATTTTCATAACTGATTTACAGAATCACAATATCAATAGAAACAAATTTATTCATACTGTTTTACTCTCTATTTTTATCGATATAATCGGAATTGTTCATTTGTATATTGCCATGATAGCACTACAATTTGAACCTTCATGGATTGCTGCATCTATGGGTTATATAATAGCAGTTGTTTTTCTTATCATATCTCCTTTGCTTCGTGGTCTTGGTCCTGTAGAAGTTTCAATGGGATTTATATTAATACGCTATGGTTTTACCAATGCCGAAGCAATTTCTATTACATTACTATATCGAGTATTTGAATTCTGGCTTCCATTATTTGCAGGAGTACTTACTTTTCTGTCCAAAATAAATAAGCTCTTAATGCGAATCGTTCCTGCCTTATTATTATTCTTCCTCGGAATAATCAATATCATTTCGGTTCTGACTCCCGCAATTAGTGGCCGATTAATGGAATTAAAAGGCTTTTTGCCACTAGAAGCAATCCACCTATCAAATTACCTAGTATTTACTTCAGGCTTGTTCTTGTTGGTAACCTCATCGTTTATGCTAAAAGGCTTAAAAATGGCTTGGTGGTTTGGCTTAGGATTATCAATAATTTCCTTAATAGGGAATCTTACCAAAGCAATCGATTTTGAAGAATCTACTCTTGCCCTACTAGTATGCATCAGTTTAATTGCGACCCGAAAAGAATACTATGTCAAAACCAATCCTAGACTTCGTTTATTAGGCTTACAAACTGCAGTTTTAAGTGTTATCGCTGTATTAATTTACGGAATAGTTGGTTTTTATTTTTTAGACAAAAAGCATTTTAATATCGATTTTAGTATCGGTCAATCCATACGTTATACTTTGCAAAATTATTTCCTGTTAGGAAGTTATGATTTGGTTCCATTAGATAATTTCTCAAAACACTTTCTAGCATCAATTAAAATTAGTGGTTTTATTTCTTTCGTTTTTTTAATTTATACACTGATAAAACCATATATATCTAAAAATTCAGTAACAACTGCTGAAAAAGAAATAGCAAATGAACTTTTGGAGAAATATGGTAATTCATCCTTAGATTATTTCAAAACCTACTTTGACAAGCTTTTATTTATTTCACAAAATAATGATGCGTTCCTTGCGTACCGTATTTCTGGTAATTTTGCTGTAGTACTCGAAAATCCTGTTGCAAAAAATGAAGCCGAAATAAAACAATGCATAATTGAATTTGACAACTATTGCTATGAAGCAGGATTAAAAAGCATGTACTATCGCATTCCCGAAGAAAATCTGGAAATATACAAATCACTTGGTAAAAAATATTTTTTCATAGGCCAAGAAGGAGTTGTTGACCTAACAACTTTTAATTTAGAAGGTGCCAGTAAAAAATCACTGCGCAATGGATTGAAAAAAATCAATGATTTACAATTAAAAACAGCTATCAATTTACCTCCCATAAAAGATGGTCTATTACAAAAAATACAATCGGTTAGTGATGAATGGCTAGAACAAACTGGACGCAAAGAAATCCTATTTTCACAAGGCATTTTTTTATGGGACGAACTAAAAAAACAAACTATAATTACGATTGAAAATAGCGAAGAAAAAATCATTGCTTTTCTTAATATCATTCCAGATTATACTAAAGGAGAAGGAACCTATGATTTAATCCGAAAATCAACCGATGCCCCAAATGGCATAATTGATTTTATTTTAATTGAACTTTTTAATCACCTAAAATCTCAAAATTTTACTGCTGTAAATATCGGTCTTGCA encodes:
- a CDS encoding phosphatidylglycerol lysyltransferase domain-containing protein, which codes for MKTPSKINNYIQIFKERSIPLLSRNGKLISQFIITLFFLGVAIWFVKQEQTELSQIKNSFTNAKLKWIIAGFFTTILYILAQGLMYINSFSAIGVQIKLKQALILFLKRNFISVFIPAGGVTSLYFFTESLTKKGIEKVQVHLASAIYGFIGILSVVIIGIPIFIYTLLNGKIASNEWIGIAIIILLIIGLFLLFNSILNKGLANKLLIKWFPKTEIFITDLQNHNINRNKFIHTVLLSIFIDIIGIVHLYIAMIALQFEPSWIAASMGYIIAVVFLIISPLLRGLGPVEVSMGFILIRYGFTNAEAISITLLYRVFEFWLPLFAGVLTFLSKINKLLMRIVPALLLFFLGIINIISVLTPAISGRLMELKGFLPLEAIHLSNYLVFTSGLFLLVTSSFMLKGLKMAWWFGLGLSIISLIGNLTKAIDFEESTLALLVCISLIATRKEYYVKTNPRLRLLGLQTAVLSVIAVLIYGIVGFYFLDKKHFNIDFSIGQSIRYTLQNYFLLGSYDLVPLDNFSKHFLASIKISGFISFVFLIYTLIKPYISKNSVTTAEKEIANELLEKYGNSSLDYFKTYFDKLLFISQNNDAFLAYRISGNFAVVLENPVAKNEAEIKQCIIEFDNYCYEAGLKSMYYRIPEENLEIYKSLGKKYFFIGQEGVVDLTTFNLEGASKKSLRNGLKKINDLQLKTAINLPPIKDGLLQKIQSVSDEWLEQTGRKEILFSQGIFLWDELKKQTIITIENSEEKIIAFLNIIPDYTKGEGTYDLIRKSTDAPNGIIDFILIELFNHLKSQNFTAVNIGLAPMSGIENPTTIQEKSMKYVYEKVKSFSHYKGLRDFKEKFSPSWHNQYIVFTDDYDLIQIPQVLAKVIKP